One genomic window of [Clostridium] scindens ATCC 35704 includes the following:
- a CDS encoding ASKHA domain-containing protein — protein sequence MASVTVKQSGKKISCKEGDNLLKVLLAEGIFVDNPCNGKGICGKCKVRILSGQVSAASETEMDQLSAGEREQGIRLSCMAEVLGDVEVELLKKERKHKVLTKGYVPEFVMDAYEDGYGIAIDIGTTTVVTALIELRTGEELADASMINAQKHYGLDVLTRITYEYENPETGIGELKDAIVQSINAMITEVCLEASVDKEEIREIHVAANCTMTHMLLGVDARSIGRAPYKPAFKEARELAASEIGIQAGKDTRLYCLPQVSGYIGADIVAGAYVCQLQKEPGNVLFIDIGTNGEIVLASHGRLLCCSCAAGPALEGMNISSGMRAAEGAVEDVRITEKGIELATIDNQEPAGICGSGILAVVKELLRTGIVKKTGAFIKKDRLPESDYRYLMIQMNGAKREFVLHENPRLLVTQGDVRQVQLAKGAILSGFVALLNKAGISMKDLDKVLIAGQFGAHLPAESLTGTGILPKEVEDKLIYVGNSSKTGAYMTLMSSKARHEVEELARRMEYMELAETENYERIFTESMIFPEYP from the coding sequence ATGGCGTCAGTGACGGTAAAGCAAAGTGGAAAGAAGATTTCCTGCAAGGAGGGAGATAATCTGCTGAAGGTGCTGCTTGCTGAAGGCATATTTGTGGATAATCCTTGCAATGGCAAGGGAATCTGCGGAAAATGCAAGGTAAGGATTCTAAGCGGGCAGGTATCTGCAGCCTCCGAGACGGAGATGGATCAGTTAAGCGCAGGAGAACGGGAACAGGGTATCCGCCTGTCCTGCATGGCGGAAGTGCTGGGAGATGTAGAGGTAGAACTTCTGAAGAAAGAACGCAAGCATAAGGTATTGACAAAAGGATATGTGCCGGAGTTCGTGATGGATGCCTATGAGGATGGATATGGCATTGCGATCGATATTGGCACGACCACCGTCGTGACGGCCTTGATCGAACTTCGCACCGGAGAGGAACTGGCGGACGCGTCCATGATCAATGCCCAGAAGCACTATGGCCTGGACGTGCTCACCAGGATCACGTATGAGTATGAGAATCCGGAGACAGGAATCGGAGAGTTAAAAGACGCGATCGTACAGTCTATTAACGCAATGATCACAGAGGTATGCCTGGAGGCTTCCGTGGATAAGGAAGAAATCCGGGAAATACATGTGGCGGCAAACTGTACGATGACGCATATGCTTCTCGGCGTGGATGCCAGATCCATCGGAAGAGCGCCGTACAAACCGGCATTTAAGGAGGCCAGAGAACTGGCAGCAAGCGAGATAGGCATCCAGGCAGGGAAAGATACGAGGCTTTACTGCCTTCCACAGGTATCGGGATATATTGGCGCGGACATCGTGGCTGGGGCCTATGTGTGCCAGCTGCAGAAAGAACCGGGAAATGTACTTTTTATTGATATCGGTACCAATGGAGAGATCGTGCTTGCAAGCCATGGAAGGCTGCTCTGCTGTTCCTGCGCCGCAGGACCTGCGCTGGAAGGGATGAATATCAGTTCCGGTATGCGGGCGGCCGAAGGAGCGGTTGAGGATGTCCGGATCACAGAGAAAGGAATCGAACTTGCGACAATAGATAACCAGGAACCCGCCGGAATCTGCGGGAGTGGCATACTCGCCGTGGTGAAAGAACTTCTGCGTACAGGAATCGTCAAGAAGACCGGGGCGTTTATCAAGAAGGATCGGCTGCCCGAGTCGGATTACCGGTATCTGATGATCCAGATGAATGGGGCAAAGCGGGAATTTGTTCTGCATGAGAATCCCCGGCTTCTGGTAACCCAGGGAGATGTACGGCAGGTACAACTGGCAAAAGGAGCCATTTTGTCAGGATTCGTGGCGCTGCTTAATAAAGCAGGAATTTCCATGAAAGATTTAGACAAGGTTCTGATAGCCGGGCAGTTTGGGGCCCATCTGCCGGCAGAATCATTGACAGGGACCGGGATCCTGCCAAAGGAAGTGGAAGATAAGTTGATCTATGTGGGAAACTCTTCCAAGACGGGGGCATACATGACGCTGATGTCAAGTAAAGCAAGGCACGAGGTAGAGGAACTGGCCAGAAGGATGGAATACATGGAACTGGCGGAGACCGAGAATTACGAGCGGATATTTACCGAAAGCATGATTTTTCCTGAATATCCGTAA